A window of Danio aesculapii chromosome 16, fDanAes4.1, whole genome shotgun sequence genomic DNA:
taataaataataaatattaaatgtcatttcttaataaatggcctcattgtttatttatttatatgatttatatatgagattatgtGTTCGCTTTTGTAAGTGGTTTTATCTTTTAGAATAgattatgtaatgttctcaataatattagtaaaggaaaCACAAGCTCTATAGGtgctatttacatatatttcagttaatatagaaagcgagtgcatgttttattatcaaaactaatattggatttttttaatacGTGTGCGTATTGCAtgaagaaatgatggggttcttctctaaagaagcaGGTCCTCcacattatgggtgttttacgctataactaacgtggttcaaactgCAGGTCTGTGACAGagaactacaggttttgggaaacactcgtcactacacaTTGCTCTTTTCCCAAGCGATGCATCGTACTATATATATAGTTCAGTGGCGAGTgacatcgttgtttgggaaacgcacccctggtcatTAACactcatctcaataaaaccttttaGTTAAAAACAGCccttaattactttccttacagtaacatttgttgaAAAGTCCTCCATTTCTTTACTGTTGAGGATACTAACCTAACctgatgttttattattaatattgcattattaaatgtcttaaattataatcatttttgatGGGGAAAATAAAAATCCTTTTAAACTGGGATTTTCAAAAAAATCCTCAGCATTTAGCCCTGtagaagtctaaaatttcattcataatagtcttaaaaatgacttaaagtcttaaatttaacttggtgaaacctgcagaaaccctgttaaacCAGAATCataattattgtataaataatatattatataaacccTAAAGATTGTTGTACTGTTCCTTTAAACACAagattttcgggtgaactatcctttctCTTTTTTgcgtgtactgtccctttaagaacagaATCTGTATTTTTGCATGTCCATTTGAACAGACTCGTCATCTTtgcctgaactatccctttaaacacagAATCTTCACATTAGCGTGTCTTGTCTCTTTAAACCCCTCGAGCGAGTGTCTCTAGCTGCTGGTGTAGAAGGCGTAGTAGCCGATGGCTTTGGCTGCAGATGGAGAGTCTTTGTGAAAGTTCTGCTCTTCAGTCTTGCCAGCGGGAGCGTCTCCTGAGAGCCGGCGTCTCTTACTGCACACCACTGAGTAAATGCTGGGCTCTGCGGAGTCTGACGGCTTCTCCATCCAGCAGAACGGGCTGTTCTCCTCTCTGGGTTTCTCCGGATCTTCACTGAAGTCTGTGGGACTGGGCCGGGGAGACCAGGGCAGGCCGGAGGGCAGTTTCCTGGGCAACGAGGAGCCGGCGGAGACTCTGGTCCCCCAGCTGAAGGCAGTGTCGGGATAGTAGCTCTGCAGTGGGAGAGACTTGAAGCTGTAGGGCAGCAGAGAGCTGGAGTACTCGCCCTCGTACGCCGTCAGCTCCAGTTTACTGCTGTTCTGTGAGATCAGCCAGCGCTGCGCCGGGTCCTCCACGCTGCTGGGCTGGGTCACTGAGCGCTGGGTCAAACTGCCGAACTGCTCCTGCAGGAACGGCTGGACGGCGTATCGAGCGTTCGGGACCATCTGCTGCGCTCGGGGGGAGTCTGCAGGTGATGGCGTCAGGCGCTCTCGGTCTGGGAGGGTGTACATGCtgaaatgcacacaaacacacacttacaaataCTGCACACTTGAAGAAAAACGAGCAGTGCATGATTTCATTCCTCTGGAGCCAATTTGAATGTTGAAAGACAGGCATTGCTAACAAGATGAAAattgatagctcctccctaaaggactgatagagcataaagcaggggtcaccaacttaccttaacacacctgcctggatgtttcaagtagtaagaccttaattagcttgttcaggtgtgtttgattagggttgaagctaaaatctgcaggacaccggccctccaagtttggtgacccttgccctaaagaactgatagctccgccctaaagaactgatagctccgccctaaagaactgatagctccgccctaaagaactgatagctccgccctaaagaactaatagctccaccctaaagaactgatagccctgccctaaagaactgatagctccgccctaaagaactaatagctccaccctaaagaactgatagctccgccctaaagaactgatagctccgccctaagaactgatagctctgtcctaaagaactgatagcttcGCCGAAAAGGATTGATAGCCCGGCCTtgaagaactgatagccccaccctaagagactgatagccccaccctaaagatcTTATAGCCCCGCCCCCAGGGGCCTGATAACTCCGCCCCAAAGGGACTGATATCTCCTTCCTAAATGACTTCTAGCCTTGCCCAAAAGAACTAATAACCCAGccttaaagaactgatagccccgcacTAAAGGACTGCTGGCTCCACCCTAATTGACTGAGAACTCCACCCTAATTGACTGATAACCATATCTGAAAGAAGAATAAATGCTAACAAGATTTTCTGTgcgtttaagtcagtttaatgtaattcAAGACTCagtattgggtcaaatatgactTTTGTGCAACACAGCATTATTAAAGCTTCATTAAAGCATTATTAAAGCTGTtttatgtggtaaaatatgaGTAATGCACACCAGATGAATATACTCACGAATCGTAATTATCTCTGAAGCCTTTAGCGAATGGATTGTGGTCGATCTTGAGCTGAGTGAtctggaagaagaagaaaaacacagaGCATCTGAGCAGACACTAGCTTTAAATTGTGCTTTAATGTTCTCTGAAGAGTGTGGATATCGCTcctctgtgtgtttatttgtgctgTAAACTGCAACCATTTCTACAGGTAGATCATTGATGGTCATCCTGCATGGTGTGAGCGGGCCTTTACTATGGAGCAAAATCTGTGCCAATATTACAAACAAATCCAGTATTTTGCATGCAAACACAATCTGGTTGCAAAGAATTACTAAAAAGCCCTTTCAAAGACTTAATGGCTTGAAACAGTTCGACAGACCAGTCAAAAAGACTAGTATTTCACCCCATTAAAATAAGGGGTTTGCTAAATAATTGCAAAATCCTGCATTTTCAGTAGGCTACTGTTCTGACATGTGGATTGATTGCAGACAAATTTGACATATTACTTAAGATACAAACAATGCACATCTAATGTCTTCTGTGGAAAAGCTATATTCAACAGAAGAATATTTCCATAagattattttctataaataaatgcattcaatatttttaattaaaaggtaACACGGTgactcattggttagcactgtggcctcacagcaagaaggtcactggttcgagtcccggctaggtcagttggtgtttctgtgtggagtttgcatgttctccccgtgttggcggtgtaagtgaattgaataatctgaattaaaataaactaacggaaggtcatccgctgtgtaaaacatttgttggaatagttggcggttcattccgctgtggcgacccctgatgaatgaatgactttcattaaattacattaaatatattttactccactaaaatcttatgaaatttaaTCGACTAAAACTAGATTAAACTAAAACCCTTCAGAAGGCTGAAATATGACCAAAACTACACAGGAATTTCGGTCAAAAGACTAATTTGCTGTCATAAATGAACACTGACAGAAAGCACTTTGCAATAACCAATGTCAGTTTGAGGAAAAACCCAGTACTGTGTGTTTAGACTTTCCACCAGGAGATGTATTGACCcatagcgccatctgctgtatcAGTGTAGTAAATGACCCAAAAGCGTTCGAGAGAAAATCTGCCCCAATACCTGAGTAAATCCACCGCACCTCTACTCATTTGTGAGAAATATCGCAGGTACAGCTGAAGACAGAATTACTAGGCCTCctgtatatactttttttaaatccccaatttctgtttaatagaaaggtgatggttttttcaacacattttaataactaatactagtgttttatatatataattattttttcagggttttcacctttattggaaaggacagtagagagtattaaCAGGACAGCacgaggagcagagagagggaaaggatcgacATAGGACTACGAggcggaatcaaactcaggtcaccgtgagcaccagagtgcatgtgtcgacacactaaccactatacCACTGGTGCTGACATACTAATGCTagttaactgatttcttttatctttgacatgatgacagcacataatattagactagatattcttcaagacacttctatacagcttaaagtgacatttaaaggcttaactaggttaattagggtaactaggcaggttagggtaattaggcaagttattgtataacagttctgtagacaatccaaatcaaatattgcttaaggggggctaatactattgacaattaaaaactgcttttattctagctgaaataaaacaaataagactttctccagaagaaaaaatattagaggaaatactgtgaacatttcctcaatctgttcaacatcatttgggaaatattggaaaaacaaaaGGAGGGTgaagaattctgacttcagctgtttgcacTAGATGTGTTTGTTCAAGGGCTACATGCAGATGCACTGTGTATACTTATGAAATATGATTTATATTAGTAAAACACAGtacgtttatttgtttataacacCACTGGGGTTTTCCCCACACTGacatttgtttttgctgttggTTTGGTTTGCTAAGCAAAGACTGCAAAATGCAATGGTGGGAAAAGTACAGAAAGTCATACTGGAGTACCACTACTTGCCAGTAGAGTAAAAGTAGCTGCTgttaatattactcaaagtatgggTTAAAAGTAGCCCTATTATAAGTGCTTGAGTAGTGTGTATAATGCTAGGAAAAGGTAAAGCATTTTAATGcaatttatgcatgtgtgtgaaaacgtaacattctgtagtgcatctaatgattgtttaaggccagttggtgatttcagtcctcatacagtaaacatccgtcatctcatCAGTGGCATGCAgtttaaacagtctctgggtcaatgcatgtaaagatttcaAACATCTTCTTGGACGCTTTTATTGCTTCCAAATGATTAGCTGCATTTATATAGCGCCCATgacttgaggttgttcagtatgatgctaattagtttctatgtgtgatttgactggacgggaatcacaggactgatgtttctactcagccaatccccaTTGACAAGAacaaatagtggagtaaaagtagcgATACAGAgctaaaatgtactcaaaggacagtaaaaatacacatttttaaaatagtaaatcaCAATTCCTTCcagtaaatatgaaataataactatttaatttaaatatgaacTTTAGTACATCACAATTCCTGATAACagctacttaattacagtaaactGAGTATTTGTAGTGGTCAAATGCTGGATTAGTGTGTGAAATACTGGCAGAGATGTGGCTCCACACTCTACATGTTGAGATGCAGACGTACATCAGTGTTCTGGTAGGCTGTAACCGCGATGAACTGGTTCTCCGGGAAGCTGAAGATCTGAGTGTTTGGGTCTCGCTCACTTCGCTCGTCTGACACTTCCACGATGTGGAGCCGCGGCTGGTACTTATGCAGAGACTGCAGGACGATCATCTGAACACACACGACAGCAGAATATCATTATTCAGGTGAGCAAaacacatatttttatatttattatgaacaCTGCGCAAATGACGAGCAATATTTACACACTGTAGAACATTATCTGTGATCCTGGAGCACAGACTGCTGTTGTCTTATGCTGTAGgggtatattaatataataatcaaatatatgtTGTACTCTAAAAAATGGGGTTTTCACTGATATAAATCTGATATTTGGCAATATATGCGACACTTTAAAATATTGCACAATggctatttaaatgttttatatatttacaaatataaatgcactgccggtcaaaggtttggggtcagtgtgatgttaaatgttttaaaatcagcttctcctgctcaccaaagctgcatttatttcatcagaaatacagtacaaattgtaaacttgtgaaatattattgcactataaaagaactgctcaaaaatagtttataatttaatttaacaatgtaTTCTAgtcattttaatgactttttagctttattactccagttttcagtcacatgattcttcagaaatccctcaaatattagttattattattattattattattattattattaatgctaataataatgaaagcaataatgactggaatga
This region includes:
- the eomesb gene encoding eomesodermin homolog b; its protein translation is MPGEGSSSGSALSSHPEAEDGKVSPVVCGDDLSSRYLLDGLSSSRYFMQTQDSPSPCSLFPYSGQTGAVYAGSDGSRYSASLHYGSVLPSAGFCQSLCAGRGDFSPGYHQFGHAAGNGYSPYQGSGSGSVALPGAALRAQVYLCNRPLWLKFHRHQTEMIITKQGRRMFPFLSFNMTGLSLSAHYNVFVEIVLADPNHWRFQGGKWVTCGKADNNMQGNKIYMHPESPNTGAHWMRQEISFGKLKLTNNKGANINTSQMIVLQSLHKYQPRLHIVEVSDERSERDPNTQIFSFPENQFIAVTAYQNTDITQLKIDHNPFAKGFRDNYDSMYTLPDRERLTPSPADSPRAQQMVPNARYAVQPFLQEQFGSLTQRSVTQPSSVEDPAQRWLISQNSSKLELTAYEGEYSSSLLPYSFKSLPLQSYYPDTAFSWGTRVSAGSSLPRKLPSGLPWSPRPSPTDFSEDPEKPREENSPFCWMEKPSDSAEPSIYSVVCSKRRRLSGDAPAGKTEEQNFHKDSPSAAKAIGYYAFYTSS